The following is a genomic window from Niabella soli DSM 19437.
TTTTAGAACCTTATAGTATAATGATTGAACCTGCCGCGTAGTGGCTACCCATTGAGAGGAAATAATATTAATTTTGAGGCAGTTCAGTATCAGACGATCGGCACTACAGTCATCTTTATAAAGCCGAAGCCAGGGGCAATACGATCCAGTAGCTTAAAACAATACGCCGCCGCTCGTCTGTTGGCTTATAGTCAGTGATCGTTGTAGAAGGATAGGCTTCCCCCTTCCCATATCCCATATACCCCAGTGTTAATGAATTAAAGTTCTCAAATTTTGACGAGCGGGCATTTATTACCAGTTTTATATTCCTTACCATTTCCTTTGCCCGCAAATCCGAAAGAATCTGGTTTAATTCTTCTTGCGTCGGATTTTCCTTGTTAAGGATCCCGCTCAGTTCCTTGTAAAGCGGCCCGGATTCCAATACGGGTGTATCATCAGAGTATCCAACAAATACAATCCGGGCCTCCCGGGCAATTCCGGCATATTTATTTGAAAGCTGCGCAATAGAATCAATTACCGGTGCAAACTGCGTCGCAATAGTACCGATCGCTGCAGGGGGAATTTTATAAACCCCCGGATCAAAAAATGCTGCCAGGTGGTACATCCGGTATTTTGCTGTGCTTACCGACTCTTTCAGCATAGTATACACTTCCTCGCGCCGCTTTCGCGCAGCATTGAATGAATCCAGCACAATCAGTTTCGTAAGAATATCAGGAGTTTCTTTTCGAAACCTTGCTTTGTCAGCCGCTGTAGCATCCAATAACAAAGCGAGCTGCTGTGCGCTATTGAGGCGGCTGTTCAATTTTCCTAATATCGTTTGTATGGCACTGTTGACAATACTATCAACCGCCAGGTTTTCCGTTTTTCCCTGAAGCATCCGCTGTATAGTGTCCAGTGCGGCTGACTCTTCTCTTACCATTTTTTTGGTGGTTGTACTGGCATTCCGGGTGGCGGTCATTTGTTTTTGCAAACCGCAGGAAACAAACAGCACCATACAAAAAAAGAACAAATAAAATTTCATAGTCAACTATTGAGGCACCTGTTTAATCATAAAACCCGTATGCCCGGCAGGTTCCGGTATTTTTGTTTTTTCTTCCAGCAAACGACGGTATATTTTTTTTCGCTGATCGGCAACCGCTTGCTGGTTAATGTCCCCGTTATTATTCAACAGGGAAGCTTCTTTTAGCTGCAAATTAATAAGGGTCACTTTATTGTTCTGCTTCACATCACTAAAAGATAGAAGCATACGATCCAGCGACAGGTGTTTATAGCCGGCTTTTTCGTACCGGGGCGAAAACAGCGCAAAAATCAAAATTCCAGAAACAAACCATAGCCCGCACAAGAGCAGCAGAATGGTTCTGTAAAACCGGTCCGTTGTCTTAGTGTTCTTTTTTGATTGGTTGCGCATAATTAATTCTTTTCAAAAATAAAGCTCATTTCTTTATCAATACCCTTAATAACCCGGTCGCATTCTTTAATTATATCCCTGTCGTTTACAGATGCAATGTCGGTATTCAGCAATACCAGAACAGAATTCCCCGGTCCAAAAACAGAAAAAGTGGATTTTGCCCGGTGCAGGATCCGCCCGGCTTCCTCCCTATTTCCCGTTTTGATCGCGGCTTTCAGTTCCAGCTTGTCTGCGCTCCACTGGGTTTTTATTTCGGCGAGCAATTCCTGCATGATCGATTCGTCTCCATTGGTCAGCTCCTTTAAAAAATCGATGCCGCTATTGCCGGCAGCGGTTCCTGCTAAATTGTTTTCCAGCGGCGGATAAAGGTACTTTGTAATCATAGCCACCAGCTCTTTTTCCTGTACCGGTTTCGAAATATAATCATTAAAACCGGAAGCGAAACAGCGCCTGATCTCGTTTTCCATCACATAGGCCGTCATTGCAATGGCCGGCGTATGCAACTGCAGCTCCTGTCGCATTGCCGTAATAGCGCTGTATCCGTCCATTTGGGGCATTTGAATATCCATTATAATAAGATCATAAGAGCGCTCTTTAACTTTTTCCAAGGCTTCCCTGCCATTTTCCGCCAGGTCGATATCCAGCTTATGCTTTCGCAGCAGCAGCTTAATTAATTGGCGGTTGGCACGGTTATCCTCTACCACCAGCACGGTGAAGCCGGAAAAATCCGCCGTTACCGCGGCGGCTTCTTTAGCAGTATTTTTTGCGGCAGCGGCAACTTCTTCAAATATAGCGGTAAAGGTAAACTCAGAGCCCTGCCCAACAATGCTTTGCACGGCAACCGCTCCGCCCATACGCTCCACAATGCTTTTTACAATACTGAGTCCCAGGCCTGTTCCCCCGTGCTGGCGAATGGTAGAATGCTCCAATTGCTCAAAACGGTCAAAAATAAGATGAAGCTTCTCTTCAGGGATTCCTTCCCCCGAGTCTTTTACGGTAAACAAAAGACGATGGCTGCCGGTCTTTTCACAGGGGAGCAGACCTACCTGAATGGCCACACCGCCATGAGCTGTAAACTTTATGGCGTTATTAATAAGATTTACCAGCACCTGCTTCAGCCGTTGCGGATCTCCTTTAAGGCTGCCGGGAACCTGGGCATCAATTGTCCATTGATAAAAAAGACCCTTCTCCCCTACAATTGCAGCAAACATATGCTCCAGATCATTAAAGAGCTCCTGTAAATTAAAGGGAACATTTTTTATACTGAGCTTCCCTGCCTCAATTGAGGAAAAATCCAGCACATCATTTACAAGATGTAATAAGTTGTAGCCATTGGAAACAATTGTATTGGTATATTCTTTTTGCTCTTTATTGAGCGGCGTATCGGCAAGCAAATTTCCAAATCCGATAAGTGAATTAAGGGGCGTACGTAGTTCATGGCTCATATTTGCCAAAAACTCATCTTTTGCATTCTTGCTTTTAACCGCCACTTCCCGGGCAATGCTTAATTCTTTTA
Proteins encoded in this region:
- a CDS encoding response regulator; amino-acid sequence: MQKRYSYFLLIFFAFVLVVSIVFAQKLTDRATDALQNGNIEAVETFKTNDAVQQLVNLSFTLQSRLLRISKADKDSLNVLEDSLTVLGYNANVLNDVVSKKGQVPDMDRLMGAVNKQLDLSYAVLAASQKKDEGLLAKNIEALKKYKPGEAVYQYGVQVEEFLQQHLQQTLLTNTKHSDKLSVYNRILAIAVVIVVLIFTTIIVIRQWQQRVLIKELSIAREVAVKSKNAKDEFLANMSHELRTPLNSLIGFGNLLADTPLNKEQKEYTNTIVSNGYNLLHLVNDVLDFSSIEAGKLSIKNVPFNLQELFNDLEHMFAAIVGEKGLFYQWTIDAQVPGSLKGDPQRLKQVLVNLINNAIKFTAHGGVAIQVGLLPCEKTGSHRLLFTVKDSGEGIPEEKLHLIFDRFEQLEHSTIRQHGGTGLGLSIVKSIVERMGGAVAVQSIVGQGSEFTFTAIFEEVAAAAKNTAKEAAAVTADFSGFTVLVVEDNRANRQLIKLLLRKHKLDIDLAENGREALEKVKERSYDLIIMDIQMPQMDGYSAITAMRQELQLHTPAIAMTAYVMENEIRRCFASGFNDYISKPVQEKELVAMITKYLYPPLENNLAGTAAGNSGIDFLKELTNGDESIMQELLAEIKTQWSADKLELKAAIKTGNREEAGRILHRAKSTFSVFGPGNSVLVLLNTDIASVNDRDIIKECDRVIKGIDKEMSFIFEKN